A genomic region of Notamacropus eugenii isolate mMacEug1 chromosome 3, mMacEug1.pri_v2, whole genome shotgun sequence contains the following coding sequences:
- the SGSM3 gene encoding small G protein signaling modulator 3 isoform X5 has translation MLPGLSGRMSGSHTPPAGGPFSALTPSIWPQEILAKYSQKEELVEQPEFHYDEFGFRVDKEDGAEPNSSKLLGVPLTEDPQQRLRWQAHLEFTHNHDVGDLTWDKIEVSLPRSDKLCALVLGGIPHSMRPQLWMRLSGALQKKRSSEMAYRDIVRSSTSDETIAAKQIEKDLLRTMPSNACFSTMSSVGVPRLRRILRGLAWLYPEIGYCQGTGMVAACLLLFLEEEDAFWMMCAIIEDLVPAAYFSTTLMGVQTDQRVLRHLIVQYLPRLDALLLEHDIELSLITVHWFLTAFASVVHTKLLLRIWDLFFCQGSLALFQITLGMLRMKEEELIQSENSASIFNTLSDIPSQMEDAEVLLAEAMRLAGSLTHVAVETQRRKHLAYLLADQGQLLGPSVTGNLSKVVRRRTQRRKSGITSLLFGDEDLEALKAKNIKQTELVADLREAILQVARHFQCVDPKNGSVELTPDYTMESHQRDHENYVACFRSQRRRAKALLDFERHDDDELGFRRNDIITIISQKDEHCWVGELNGLRGWFPAKFVEVLDERSKEYSVAGDDSVTEGVMDLVRGTLCPALKSIFEHGLKKPSLLGGPGHPWLFIEEAAGREVERDFDSVYSRLVLCKTYRLDEDGKVLTPEELLYRAVQSVNMTHDAAHTQMDVKLRSLICVGLNNLPPPVSRYYICGSRCSVQVWPPWRSGTTRGPSSAAQVGSRSSVSFVSLRTGSFL, from the exons ATGCTTCCTGGCCTTTCGGGCAGAATGTCAG GGAGCCATACACCTCCTGCTGGGGGCCCCTTCTCAGCCCTGACCCCAAGCATATGGCCCCAGGAGATCCTGGCCAAGTATTCCCAG AAGGAAGAGCTGGTGGAGCAGCCCGAATTCCACTACGATGAGTTTGGTTTCCGGGTGGACAAGGAAG ATGGCGCTGAGCCCAACTCCAGCAAGCTCTTGGGGGTGCCCCTGACAGAAGACCCCCAGCAGAGGCTTAGGTGGCAAGCCCACCTCGAGTTCACTCACAACCACGATGTGGGGGACCTCACGTGGGACAAGATCGAGGTGTCCCTGCCCCGCTCTGACAAGCTCTGTGCCCTGGTGCTCGGGGGCATCCCTCACAGCATGAGGCCCCAG CTGTGGATGCGCCTGTCGGGGGCCCTGCAGAAGAAGCGCAGCTCGGAGATGGCCTATCGGGACATCGTCAGGAGCAGCACCAGTGACGAGACCATCGCGGCCAAGCAG ATCGAGAAGGACCTGCTTCGCACCATGCCTAGCAACGCCTGCTTCTCCACCATGAGCAGCGTCGGAGTGCCCCGGCTGCGCAGGATCCTCCGAGGGCTCGCCTGGCTCTACCCCGAGATCGGCTACTGCCAGGGCACCGGCATG GTGGCCGCCTGCCTGCTGCtctttctggaagaggaagaCGCCTTCTGGATGATGTGCGCCATCATCGAGGACCTGGTGCCCGCCGCCTACTTCAGCACCACCCTGATGGGCGTCCAGACCGACCAGCGGGTCCTGCGTCACCTGATCGTTCAGTACCTGCCGCGGCTGGACGCGCTGCTCCTGGAGCATGACATAG AGCTGTCGCTTATCACCGTGCACTGGTTCCTCACGGCCTTCGCCAGCGTGGTGCACACGAAGCTGTTGCTGCGCATCTGGGACCTGTTCTTCTGCCAGGGCTCGCTGGCGCTCTTCCAGATCACCCTGGGCATGCTCCGGATGAAG GAGGAGGAACTGATCCAGTCAGAGAACTCGGCTTCCATCTTCAACACACTGTCAGACATCCCATCGCAGATGGAGGATGCAGAGGTGCTGCTGGCCGAGGCCATGCGCCTGGCTGGCTCCCTGACCCACGTGGCTGTGGAGACCCAGCGCCGCAAGCACCTGGCCTACCTCCTGGCTGACCAGGGCCAGCTGCTCGGCCCCAGCGTCACTGGCAACCTCTCTAAG GTGGTGCGGCGCAGAACCCAGCGTAGGAAGTCGGGCATCACTTCCCTGCTCTTTG GGGACGAGGACCTTGAGGCTTTGAAGGCCAAGAACATAAAGCAGACGGAGCTGGTGGCTGACCTGCGTGAAGCCATCCTGCAGGTGGCCCGCCACTTTCAGTGTGTGGACCCCAAAAACGGCAGTGTG GAGCTGACCCCAGACTATACCATGGAAAGCCACCAGCGGGACCATGAAAACTATGTGGCATGTTTCCGCAGCCAGAGGCGCCGAGCCAAAGCCCTGCTGGACTTTGAGCGCCACGATGACGATGAGCTAGGCTTTCGAAGGAACGACATTATCACG ATCATATCGCAAAAGGACGAGCACTGTTGGGTAGGGGAGCTGAATGGACTGAGAG GCTGGTTTCCTGCCAAGTTTGTGGAGGTCTTGGATGAACGCAGCAAAGAG TATTCTGTGGCTGGAGATGACTCTGTGACAGAGGGTGTCATGGATCTGGTGCGAGGGACTCTCTGTCCTGCCCTCAAGTCGATATTTGAACATGGGCTGAAGAAACCATCCCTGCTTGGGGGCCCAGGCCACCCATGGCTGTTTATTGAAGAG GCTGCTGGCCGAGAAGTGGAGCGAGATTTCGACTCTGTCTACTCTCGTCTTGTTCTCTGTAAAACTTATAG GTTAGATGAAGATGGCAAGGTCCTGACCCCTGAGGAGCTGCTCTATCGA GCCGTCCAGTCTGTGAACATGACTCACGATGCTGCCCACACCCAGATGGACGTCAAGCTCCGCTCACTCATCTGTGTGGGACTCAA CAATCTGCCTCCCCCAGTGAGCAGGTACTACATCTGTGGCTCGAGGTGCTCTGTTCAAGTGTGGCCACCGTGGAGAAGTGGTACCACCCGTGGTCCTTCCTCCGCAGCCCAGGTTGGGTCCAGATCAAGTGTGAGCTTCG TCTCTCTCAGGACTGGGAGCTTCCTATAA